The genomic stretch AAACCAAGCACACAGACAGCAGTAAGTGCAGCAGAAAAAACATCTCATACATGTTGTTGTCCTATCGAAAAACAGAATGACTGGTGGGTGCACCTCGGGTATACACGGGACACACGGATGGCAACGACACAGCGGGACATAAAAGACAGGCGAAGCAACAATACACTACTGACAACTAAGTTTGTAGTGAACCGAGCTGCTGCTAGTTGGATCAGGGTAACCCCTTCACTTCCCACCTAGAGTTGGAAACTGGGCCTGGTCTTCGATCGCTGGAGCAGGGGCTTGTCGCCGGacaccgccgccgttgtacccacCGCGTGGCTCACCACGTCCCCTGAGGCCACGGCCTCGCCCCCGGCCACCAGGGCTGTTGTACCTCTCGCCTTCAGCCGGcttcaggaattcattgatgctgACGGACTTCATGAAGCGAACAAACAGAACATAATAGTTAGACGATAGAACAGTTACTCAGGTCAAAGTTCAGAACAAACAGTCAATAAGATCAAAgtttgacaagacaaacagaagtGCGTGAGATACCTTCTTGGCACGCTCCTCTCTTTCTGAATTTTCTTTCTTCTTCGAGTCCTTGTCAGATCCCTGTACCAGGAGGTTGGTTCAAAATTAGCATCGATATACAACCACATGCAGAAGGAAGACCGCAACATGTATATCTTACCAGCTTGATAAAGACTTCATCAGCATCCTTCTTAACTGAAAGTTGTTGCATGGACTGCAGCTCCTTGTCAACCTCAACTTTCCTCTCCTCAGCCTTTAGTGCGAGCAAAGCTTTCCGCTTCTCCTCAAGTACTTTCTCATATTCCTCCAAAGTCATCTCCTGTACAATAGTGGTCAGAGTATATGTTATTTGGAAGGCTGAGGTAATAGAACTCGGATGATGGCTTTCACATCAGCAATTTGCACTCATCAAGGACACAACAGGTAAGAGAAACATCAGAAAGAGTGCAAACATGCCACACGGATGCTAAAACTTTCACATCAGCAAATTGCACTCATGAAGCACACAACAGGTAACAAACATCAGAAAGAGTGCAACATGCCACAGGGATGCTAAAACTTTTACATCAGCAAATTGCACCCATCAAGCACACAACAGGTAAGAGAAACATCAGAAAGAGTGCAAACATGCCACAGTGATACTAAAACTTTCACATCAGCAAATTGCACTCATAAAGCACAAAACAGGTAAGAGAAACATCAGGAAGAGTGCAAACATGCCACAGTGATGCTAAAGCTTTCACATCAGCAAATTGCACTCATCAAGCACACAACAGGTAAGAGAAACATCAGGAAGAGTGCAAACATGCCACAGGGATGCTAAAGCTTTCACATCAGCAAATTGCACTCATAAAGCACACAACAGGTAAGAGAAACATCAGGAAGAGTGCAAAACATGCCATAGGGGAGTTACTAATGAGAAACTTGGAAGTTGGAACATGAAACAGTACCAATAAAAATGCAGAAAATGTATTGACAACAATACAGAAGCACCAGAATGTTTAAGAGAAGTTGAAGAGGGCAACAAGAGAGCAAATAGCATTCAGCAGATCAATTAAATAACAGAAAGTCGGAATCTGTGGGGAGAACAATTGCCATACTAGAATACATCAAAGAATGGATGCATTTGTATGAATTGGTTATGTAAAACTGAGCGCTGGCAATCCATTTCTGGGAGTGCAACAGTGCTATCACTGAAACAGCCATATTTCATGATCCCCTACCAAAACACAGGTAATCCTTCTAAAGGCTTGACAATTTTAAACCAATTCAGTACTGTGACAGAAGGAGTCGCTATCAGGCAAGCAAGTGTACAGCAGGATATGTAGAATGGTTGAGTAACTGCATTACATCCCTAGAATAGCATATACACTACCAAGCTTGTAAAACATGACACCCCAGGTATGTCCAGTCCAGCATGATAGCTACCATCATGCCTTGTGACCAATACAACATGTACATGCCACACTACTAACAGACAGAATGTAAAGGAATAACTTGATTGCAAATTCCAGAGATATACCTTATCCTCCTCAGCCtccttttcttcctcctccttctcagcaCCCTCCTTGACCTTCTCATCAACCTCAGTCGGCGGCGCATCCTCAGGCTTCTTCTCATCCTCAGTCACCGCAGGAGCCTCTTCAGTGTTAACCGCCTCAACATTCTCCCTGATCACCAATCAACCACACAATTAAACCGTCAAACCCCACACACCACAACCAAAAAGACATGAAAAGCcgaagcttaaacatgaacaatcTTAACTGCGGAAGGCCTTCATCAGTCGCGGTTCCCCAGTTGCCGCGGCCAGCCCCGTCGCGCTTCATCCCGTACTCCCGGCCCGTGCCGCTGCGGCGCTCGTAGGGCCGGTGCGGCCGCCCGGACTCGTCCGCGGCCTGCCCCTCGCCGTACccgccgcggcggccgccgcctccgcggtACGGCTGGCGCGGGCCCCGGACCCTCccctcgccatcgtcaccgccacggGCCACTCCGCCGCCCCCAAATCCACCACCGCCGTACCCGCCCTGGAAGCCGTTGGCGTCGGCGTCGCCGTAGTCCCGCCTCGGGCCGGCGGTCCTGCCCCCGCGGCCGCCTCGCCCGCGCCCGGCCCCGTCCCGGAAGCTCCTCCCGTCCTCCACTGCAATCAGAACAGCAAGTGTGAAATTCACAGAACGGAACCGATCTAGTCTAGAGATCCGTCCAGCAATCGGATAAACGTGGACGAAGGGGGGCAGTGGGAGCGAATCGAGGCTCACCGGCTTGCCCTGGCGGCGGGGGCTTGGTGGGCAGCTTGGCGGCCGGCTTGGCGGCCGCCTTCTTCTCGGCGGCGGCGATGAGCTGCGAgtggtcgtcgctgtcgacgtcgtcgAGGAGATCGAACTTGTTGGACGTCatttccgcctccgccttcgccgccGCGCAAACACTCCGAAACCCCGGCACAAACACTCACAAATCTAGCAGGCGACCGCTGCCATGGAGGTGCGGTGGGCGGGGGTGAAAGTTAGGGTTTTGGAGGGAGctgggcgaggaagaagaagaagaagaagaagaagaagaagaagaagcaaaaccctagccgccgccgcttgCCTTTGCAGTGTTGCTGAAGCTAGGAGTGAGCCCGTGCGGTTTCCGTTTTCAGACCGCGGCCCCCCCATGAAATGGCGGATTTGGTGCTGGATGTGTGCGGTAATTACGGCGGGACGGAGCAGTGGGGCAGTGCTGGAGTGAGGGTGTTTGCGTCATTTCGTGGTAGGGTTTTGCGTGGCACTGGCTGGATGGGCTTCGGATGTGAGTGTCGGCCTAGGGATGGGCGGATGGGTTCTGTGTGGGCTCGCAAATGGGCGGCATTTGCGCGGCCCACTAAGAGATAGTAcgatttctttttctgttttacaaGTTGAGATTCATCAGTCGACACATTCAAAGGCACCAAGCCACATTTACGGATATGATTAAAAAAATGCACATTTATAAAAGTTAATTCTAGGACCCGAAATCTGTTCAAAACAAGACATGatccattttaaaaaaaattacttgGGCTAGGTCATTTTGTAAAAATAATatggtgtcatcagcatattgcatacGGATGATCCCAGTACCATTTAAATTGGGCAAGAGACCGGTAATCCAGCCACGGTTAGCAGCTTTCGCCAAGGTGAATACATCACTTACATGATCTCCTTGCGTCACACCTCTGCTAGGAAGGAAGAAATCACTATTGACATCATTGATCCTAATCCGAGTAGCAAAGTTGAAGATAGTTTGTGGTCGCTACCTCAGGCGCAATCTCATCCACACTCCGTCCATTGATCCATCTATCTCTCCAGAATAGAATACTCTCCCCATCACCCACCTCGAAGCTCGCCAGGCTCTGGAACACATCACTAGCTTCCACATCATTAAAGGCCGGCAGCCGTTGCCAAGGCCTCAACGGATCCGTACGGCGGAGCCAACACCACCTCACTCTGAGGGCCAAGCCCTGCAATCTCAAGTCCTTCACTCCAAAGCCACCGAACTGGTTTTTGGCAGGCCGCTGGACCCCAAAAGCACTAcacaaagtttatcaaccaatgcggagtcgttgttagagacaacgtcccgatcaccgtccaggaatggaatgagccaaagaaggcacgtcttgtttTCATTTTATCGACAAGAGAACGAAAAAGCATTGCTagagaaagcttatggaacatttcattaATTGCCCTCCATTGACCTCCTTTTTCCCGTCCAGAAAAAAGCTCTCATCTATTTGACCAACTCCTCCAGCACCCAAGCTGGCGCCTCAGCGACCATGAGCTGATGAATAGGCCGCACGCTTATCACCGAATTGATGAGGATGAGCCTCCCTGGTTTCTGAATCATGCCTCTC from Lolium rigidum isolate FL_2022 chromosome 4, APGP_CSIRO_Lrig_0.1, whole genome shotgun sequence encodes the following:
- the LOC124706922 gene encoding RGG repeats nuclear RNA binding protein A-like, encoding MTSNKFDLLDDVDSDDHSQLIAAAEKKAAAKPAAKLPTKPPPPGQDGRSFRDGAGRGRGGRGGRTAGPRRDYGDADANGFQGGYGGGGFGGGGVARGGDDGEGRVRGPRQPYRGGGGRRGGYGEGQAADESGRPHRPYERRSGTGREYGMKRDGAGRGNWGTATDEGLPQENVEAVNTEEAPAVTEDEKKPEDAPPTEVDEKVKEGAEKEEEEKEAEEDKEMTLEEYEKVLEEKRKALLALKAEERKVEVDKELQSMQQLSVKKDADEVFIKLGSDKDSKKKENSEREERAKKSVSINEFLKPAEGERYNSPGGRGRGRGLRGRGEPRGGYNGGGVRRQAPAPAIEDQAQFPTLGGK